Proteins found in one Sorghum bicolor cultivar BTx623 chromosome 1, Sorghum_bicolor_NCBIv3, whole genome shotgun sequence genomic segment:
- the LOC8063352 gene encoding SKI family transcriptional corepressor 2 has translation MDVLDHSDDEEEQQSRYATSSGRQGSRLGARRRKRRSGGTHQHLLLMDCVGGSGDGDGALEDTVPLPDYERLSQSAPLHDDAAKNPLPALLLAVEEEEQQQKAQAPAFPPQPPPPPVPQQQKPAAWRLIEYVRSRNRAGGAAGMAAGGCGAGSDGDSKSSEDGEDGGGEEGKKDKKKKMKRSSWLPDPERRWPVQGFY, from the coding sequence ATGGACGTCCTGGATCACTCGGACGAtgaggaggagcagcagagcCGGTACGCCACCAGCAGCGGCAGGCAAGGCTCCAGGctcggcgcgcggcggcggaagCGGAGGTCCGGCGGAACCCACCAGCACCTGCTGCTCATGGACTGCGTCGGCGGCAGCGGCGATGGGGACGGCGCGTTGGAGGACACCGTGCCGCTGCCGGACTACGAGCGCCTGTCCCAGTCCGCGCCCCTCCACGACGACGCCGCCAAGAACCCGCTTCCGGCTCTGCTGCTGGCcgtagaggaggaggagcagcagcagaaggCGCAGGCGCCGGCGTTCCCGCCgcagcctccgccgccgccagtGCCGCAGCAGCAGAAGCCGGCGGCGTGGAGGCTGATCGAGTACGTGCGGTccaggaacagggcgggcggcgCAGCTGGGATGGCGGCCGGTGGGTGCGGCGCCGGGTCTGATGGCGATTCCAAGAGCTCCGAGGACGGCGAGGATGGCGGCGGCGAGGAAGggaagaaggacaagaagaagaagatgaagcgGTCGTCGTGGCTGCCGGACCCCGAACGCCGGTGGCCGGTGCAGGGCTTCTACTAG
- the LOC8059980 gene encoding BTB/POZ domain-containing protein At1g63850: protein MSLRKRQRSASSSRLAAFCSPPSPPLPSSISTSPDSLTFPNADVFLRLHLDPSSPDDVDATPDTDCHLSAASSGTFLDLQVSSASLLRSRYFAALLSDRWPTAASGRLSLAVVAPPSCPRPFDAHIQVLRLLHTLDFAGAIRSPGDALDLLPVALLLLFDACVEACIRFLEAVPWSEEEEARVIDLARLLPADEAADLLARVSPPPVAAGPSSASGVNVRSPSEAMLHGLIHSAIHGHPVHAATKAFVAMLLKDYPSRDCVHKVLNEAFQSRLDTVKELMGKYASPDFRVAVDSDEREAIQRLNLQSAVLNVKHLYWLIERMVDLRVAHNAVMLWSDQAALATDLQKLLNDADMWRNMTPGLPMLVTRCTLRLANSVITGETLVPRQVRMMLVKSWLPVLNVCRDIVQPMHFQKSTNCQELEEAFLQIISTLPVPEAQELLQQCLGFSTRNVDDCPHLVAAFKTWFRRAGRAPLGGEY, encoded by the exons ATGTCCCTCCGCAAGCGCCAGCGCTCGGCGAGCAGCTCCCGCCTCGCCGCCTTCTGCTCGCCGCCGTCCCCTCCGCTTCCCTCATCCATTTCCACCTCTCCTGACTCGCTTACCTTCCCCAACGCCGACGTGTTCCTCCGCCTCCACCTCGACCCCTCCTCTCCCGACGACGTGGACGCCACACCCGACACCGACTGCCACCTCTCCGCCGCCTCCTCGGGAACCTTCCTCGACCTGCAGGTCTCGTCCGCGTCCCTCCTCCGCTCCCGCTACTTCGCCGCCCTCCTCTCCGACCGCTGGCCCACCGCCGCGAGTGGCCGTCTCTCCCTCGCGGTGGTGGCGCCCCCCTCTTGCCCCCGCCCGTTCGACGCCCACATCCAggtgctccgcctcctccacacTCTCGATTTCGCGGGTGCCATCCGCTCCCCCGGCGATGCCCTCGACCTCCTCCCCGTTGCGCTCCTGCTCCTCTTCGACGCCTGCGTCGAGGCCTGCATCCGTTTCCTCGAGGCCGTGCCCTGGTCCGAGGAAGAGGAGGCCCGCGTCATTGACCTGGCGCGGCTCCTCCCCGCCGATGAGGCAGCCGACCTGCTCGCCAGGGTTTCTCCTCCCCCCGTCGCCGCTGGTCCTTCTTCCGCTTCGGGGGTGAACGTCAGGTCGCCCTCCGAGGCGATGCTGCACGGCCTGATCCACTCGGCGATCCATGGCCACCCCGTCCATGCTGCCACCAAGGCGTTCGTAGCGATGCTCCTTAAGGACTACCCGTCGCGGGACTGCGTCCACAAGGTGCTCAACGAGGCATTTCAGTCGCGCCTGGACACAGTCAAGGAACTCATGGGGAAGTATGCAAGCCCGGATTTCAGGGTTGCTGTGGACAGTGATGAACGCGAGGCCATACAGAGGCTAAACCTGCAGTCTGCAGTGTTGAATGTTAAGCACCTGTATTGGCTCATCGAGAGGATGGTCGATCTGAGGGTGGCGCATAATGCGGTGATGCTGTGGAGTGATCAGGCTGCCCTGGCTACTGATTTGCAGAAGTTGCTGAATGATGCAGACATGTGGCGGAACATGACGCCCGGGCTTCCAATGCTTGTGACCCGATGCACACTCAGGCTCGCCAATTCAGTCATCACTGGGGAGACCCTGGTACCTCGGCAG GTGAGGATGATGCTCGTCAAAAGCTGGCTCCCAGTCCTAAACGTCTGCCGGGACATTGTTCAACCAATGCACTTCCAGAAATCAACCAACTGCCAAGAGCTGGAGGAGGCGTTTCTTCAGATCATCTCCACCTTGCCTGTCCCAGAAGCCCAGGAGCTGCTGCAGCAGTGCCTGGGGTTCTCCACCCGCAATGTTGACGACTGCCCACATCTGGTCGCCGCGTTCAAGACGTGGTTCCGGCGCGCTGGCCGGGCTCCTCTGGGCGGGGAATACTGA